The Gemmatimonadaceae bacterium region GCATAGGCATAGGTCATCCACGTTCCGTCCGGCGACAGATCGGCAGACGTCACGCGCTTCCAGCGGCCGTAATCCTCGACGTTCAGAATCTTGAGGTCGGAGGACGATGGAGCGGCGGCCGCCACACGCGCACCGGCCGGCGCCTGCGCGCGGGCGGGTGCGGCGGCGACCACGGCGAGCGCCACGACGACGGAGAGAACGGCCGCCGGAATGGGAGAACGACGCATGGGGAACTCCGGAAGTGGGGCGAGGGTGGCGCGACCATCATGCAGGGCGTTCCGACATCCGACAAGTCGGGGGCGCCCCGGGGACGGGACGATGACTTCTGACCTGCGGCGGGCGGCGGGCTGCGGTTGGGGCTACGGCATATAGCGTACGGTCCACGATACGCCGGCGTTGGTGGCCGAGAGCAGCCGGACGACCCGCACCGATCCCGTGCGCGAGTTGCCGACCAGCCGGGCTCCCGCCGCGGTGACGCCGGCGAACCGGAACCCGGCGGGTTCCGTGAGATAGATGTCGTACTCATCATTCGCCACGAGATCGCTCTGGCCCGACAGGGTGTCGCCACTCCACGTCACGCGTTCGAGATCCGGGCCGCCGCAGGTGACGTGCCGGTTGGTGGCCACCACCTGAGGATGCGCGACGCGTGCGCGGATGCAGAACACCTGCACATCGAGCCGCGGGTCGATGGGGCCAGGCGCGAATTCGCCGTGGAACACGCCCAGCAGATGGCGCGACCAGAATTCGAACACCAGATAATCGCGCTGGGGGTCGAGGCCGAGGTCGGCGAACCGGATGCGGGCGCTATCGGCGCCTCCCGTGCGGGCGAGCACCGACCAGCGCTCGAACGGCCGGTTCACATCCAGCAGATACAGCGGGACGGTGAGGCGCTGGTCAGCGTCGAACGGGCGCGGGCCCGACCCGCTGACCTCGGTTGCCGCGCGCCCCACGAGCGCCGAGCGGGTGGGGTCGACATCGTAGAGCTGCTCGGGCCGGGTGAACAATACGGGTGCCGTGCGCTTGGCGATCTCAGCCCGAGGGGTGCGGTACACATCGGGCCGATCGGTGAGCATGAGCAGCGAGCCGGTGAGCGACGCGAGGGTGGCCGCGCGATAGGCATCCGGCGCGGTGAGTTGGATGTGATCGGGGTCGTTACGCCAGACGACGTTGTTGAAGGAATTGTATTCGGCGAATCCACCGTAGCCGAAGCCGTCGGTGCCGACGCGCACGGCGTCCACGATCCCGATGAGTTCGGGGCGAATGCCCCAGCAGGCGAGCAGGAAGGCCCGGCGGCCGATGGCGTCGCGGACGGTCTGCGCGAACCGGCGGAATACCTCGGCGCGGTCCAGCCCCCGAGCACGGAAATAGTCGGCGTAGCTGTTGTAGCCCTCGTAACGCAGGTGGCGAAGCGCGTCCAGTTTGTAGTAGCCCCACCCCATCCGGGCCAGCGAGTCGTAGACCGGCCGCACCAGATGGTCGAGCGTGGCCGAGTTGGACGCGTCCATCACGTAACCGACCCAGTTCCCGTACGCCGGAGCGCCGTCCGCCGTGGTCACGAATTCCGCTTTATGAGTGAACACATACGCGCTGTCGGCGAAACTGGCATTGGTCCAGATGCCCGGCACCAGACCGCGCGCGGCGATGTAACGCTCCAATCCATCGAGCCCGGACGGGAACTTGGCATTCGGATGCAGCCAGTGGGCCGGCGTGCCGATCGGGTCCTGTTCGTAGCCGTCGTCGATCTGGAGGTAGGTATAGCCGAACGGTGCCAGTACGTCGTGCAGCGCATCGGCTGCTCTTTCCACGTCCCGCTCCGTCACGCGGTCGAGAAACGCGTACCACGACGTCCAACCCGCGACCGAACCCGTCCAGACGTCATACGTCCAGGGACGGTACTCCCGTAGGCCCCGGTGCTTCTGGTAGTAGCGCGGGCGGAACCGCAGAATGATCTCCGACCCCGAGGCGCGGACCAGGAACGCCGTGCTGTCGCCCGCCTCACCGAGCGACGTGACGGCGGCCCCCGTGGGTTCATCCACCGACAGGGCCCAGTCCGATCCTCGGTCGTAGACGGCACGGTTCAGACGATTGTCGCTGGGCCCGACGCTGTTGCGCACCATGGCGAGTTCGTTCGGCCCCGGCTCGGTTGCACATGCGAACGCCTGCGGGCCCGCGTGAACCGTTCCGGCGAGCGTCAACCGGGCTCCGCCGCGCACCGTCCACTTGAGCACCTGCGTCACTGCGCCGCCCGCGGTGTCGACGAGGGTACGCACCTCGGCGCGCGGTCCGGTGCTGGCGATGGTGGCCGAGAAGATCACCCGCCCGTCGTAGGTCAGCGTGGCCCTCCCGTCGACGACACGCGCAACCGCCGGCGTGTTGGGCGGCCCGGCCACCGATTGCGCGGCGCCGGATGCCGGTGCCGCGGCGGCGGCGATCAGGACGGTGATGACGACGAACGAAGCGCGCATGGCGGACTCCCGGCCCGGATTCAAATGTGAGACGTGCGTGGCGCCCGGATCATGCAGGGCCAGACCGCGGCCGACAAGGCGGGCGGGCCGTCGTGGGAGGCGCGGCGCTATTGCGCCCGCCGGTGAATCGGGAGCTTCGCTCGTGCGAGGCTGGCCGCTTCGTCGTCGCGAATCTGGAGGATGCCCACGCCCTGCCGGGTCACGATCCGGAGCAGCGTCCCCCCGTTGCGATACACCGTCAGATCTTCGAGCGATGACTCGGCGGGCGTATACGTGAATAGGCCGCCGGGCAGCAGGTCCCGCAACACGGTGACGGTCTCGCCTGTGAGCAGCCAGCGGTCGCCGGCGCTCGCGACGCGACGCCGGAACGGGACGAGCAGCTCGTCCACATGCGCCCATGTGGTGCTGGGCACGTACGGCGGCCCGAGAAACGCCAGACTGAACTCGTCGGCGCCGCGACGCGAGCACCAGTCGAGCAGCCGCCAACTCTGCTCGCCCGGGTAGTCTGCCTCGCGCACGAAATACGTCGGCATCGCCTGTGGGACTCTCCGGATGGGGAAGGTCACATTGCCCGTGCCGCCACGAGCCAGTCCCAGGGGAGCGTGGCGTGCAGTCGTCGCGGCGGGGTGAGCTGCTCGGTCGTCCACGCATAGCGCACCCGTGACAGTTCGGTGAGCCGGAATCCGGCCAGCGCCAAAGTCGCCTCGACCTCGTCGCCCGTGTAGTGCTTGGTGGGCACGCCTTCGATGCTCACGGTGCCCGCCTCCGGGCGGCGCATCTTCGGATGGAAGTCGTACGCCGACGGAGCCCCGGGGGCCGTGAGGCGGCGCACGAACTCGCAGTACGCAGCCGACTCCAGCGACGGCACCACGAAGATGCCCTGCCCGCCGCGCTTCGTCACGCGGCGTATGGAGCGCCACAGTCGGCGCCGCACGCCGGCGTCGGGGTGGATCGCGACGTTGGCCGACACCACGCAGTCGAAACGGCGGTCCAGGCGCGCCAGAACGCGCGGCGTGCTGCGTTCCACCGTGACGTTGGCGAGCGACGCGACCCGGCGTCTGGCATGGGCCACACACGGCGCCGACCAATCCACGGCGTGTACGCGCGTGAACATCCGGGCGAGCAGCGGCAGGTAGCCCCCAACCCCACAGCCGAAGTCGAGCACCTCGCGGTGACGCGCCGCCGCAGTCCGCAGAGCCCGGCGGATCACGCCGCGGACGTCTTCGCGCAGACTGTCGAAGATCTCGTCGTCCCAGCCCGCGGCCTGCCGGTCCCAGTATTCGCGATTCATTGCGGTCGCACGACCCGGCCGTCCTCGATCACGACGCGAATGGCCCGTGTGTTGCGAATGTCGGCAGCCGGATCGGCGCCGAGCAGGACAAGGTCGGCCGCCTTCCCCGCAGCGAGCGTGCCGCGAAGGCTGTCCACACCGATCGCCCACGCGGCGTTCTCGGTGGCGGCGGTGATCGCCTCGAGCGGCGTGAGCCCGGCGTCGCGCACCAGCAGGGCGAGCTCGTCGTGGAGGATGGGCAGGGAGTCGTGCTGGGGGTCGAGCAGCGCGTCGGTGCCGGCCACGATCCGCACGCCCAGCCGCGCTGCTTCGCGCGTCACGGCGAACATCCACGGCGTGCGCAGGCGGCTCACCGAGTCGTGCGGCAGCTCTTCGGCGAAGATCCACAGGGTGGGATTGAGCGCCACGCCGCGCGCCCGCATGGACTCGAGCAGCTGCCTGATCGCCGGTGAATCGGCCGGCACGTGCAGGAAGTCGCCCTTGGCGCGGCCGGGGTAGTCATCGTTGCGCGGGCTGCCCTGCCACACGAGGTACGGCGTGTGCGCGAGCACGTCGGCGCCGGCCGAGACCAGATCGCTCGGTAGCCCGGGGAAGGTCGTGGCGTGCGCGATGACGCGCAGGCCCTGCCGGTGTGCCTCCGCGGTGGCGCGCGTGACCTCCGTGGAGTCGAGCGCCGCGTACAACTTGATCGCCACCGCTCCGGTGCCGCGCGCCATGGTGACCGCCTGCGCGAAGTCCGTCGAATCGGTCACCGCCTGCATCCACGGTGCCGTACCCGGCGCGTAGCCGCGGGAGGCGTCCACCGTGCGCGGGTCGGTGAAGAATCTGGGCCCGCCGAACAGTGCCACGTAGTACACGTGAGGCCCGGCGAGCTGCCCGGCCACGACCGCGCGCTGCAGGTCCCCCGTGGCGCGCGCGTCGCCCGCGAGATCGAACACCGAGGTGATACCGCCCTGCAGCGCGTGCTCGAGCGTCGCCGCGCGCTCCGCCCACGGGCCCGTGCCGAGATGCACGTGCGCGTCGATCAAGCCGGGAATGGCGTACAGGCCGCGGCCGTCGATCACCGAGTCGACCGTCGGGCCCGAGGCGGCAGGCGCGATCCCCGCGATGCGCCCGCCGGTGAGCAGGAGGTCCATATGCGGGCGCGGGGCCGCGCCGGTGCCGTCGATGAGCGTGACGTCGCGCACGAGGATCGGCACGTCGCGCGCTTGGCCGCGCTGCGCCGAGGCCGGCGCGCACGCCGCCAGCATGAAGAAGGGAATCACCGCCCGGCACCGCATGCTCCGCAAACTCACGCAAGTCCGCAGCGCGCGCAATCGAGTCACGTGCTACGCCGCGACGGGCTCACGCGCGCGCCGCATCGCCGACAGCCGTGCGATGGCCCAGATGCCGAATGCCGGCCCCATGGCGAGCACGGTGAATGCCCACCGCCAGCCCACGGCCGCCTCGGCCGGCGGCACGAGCTGGATGGAGACCATCGTGAGCAGGAAACCAATCGAGGTCTGCAGGGTGAGCGCCGTGCCCACGGCGTGCGCCGGCACGCTCTCCGTGACCAGGGCACTGAACTGCGCCGAGTCGGCCACCACGAAGAATCCCCAGACGAGCGCCACCACCGCCACCAGCCAGAACGCGTGACCGAACGTGAGCCCGATGAGCAGCGCGCACGTGCCGCTGGCCGCCATGGCGACCGTGACCAGCCATTCGCGGCCCCGGCGGTCGGCCACTAGGCCGCCCCATACGCATCCCGCGCCCCCGGCCGCAATAGCCAGGAACGAAACCAGCGACGCAATCTCGTTCGTCCGCGTGCCCAGCACCATCCCGCCCGCGGCCGCGCTCGCCGTGATGAACACGGGCACCCACGTCCACATCGAATACAACTCGAACATGTGGCCGAGATAGCCGCCGGTAGCCAGCCGCCACTGCCGTTCCCCGATGACCGTTCCGACCAGCGACCATGAGAACGGCCGCGACGGAAACGCATACGGGCCGTCGGTGTAGGCCGCGGTCACGATCACCGACGAGAGCACGGCGAACCCGCTCACGGTGAACAGCACGGTGGCGATGCCGGCGCCCGGGAAGGCGTGCACGAGATACGGGCTCGCCTTGCCGATGGTGAGCGCGCCGACGATCGTGCCGATGCCGAGCCCGCGCTGTGACCGGAACCAGGTCGAGATCATCTTCATCGCCGGCGGATAGACGCCGGCCAGCGCGAACCCGGTGAGCAGCCGCCATCCCAGCGCGCTCTCGTAGCTCGGCGCGCGCACCAGGGCTGCGTTCGCGACCGCGCCGAGCAGCGCCGAGGCCGCGAACAGCCGCTTGGAGGGGATGACGTCGGCTAGGTTCAGCACCGCGGCGACCGCGGTGCCGAGCACGAAGCCGAACTGCACGATCGTCACCAGCCACCCGGTTTCCGATGGCGTCAGCTGCCACCGCGCCGCAAACTGGGGCCCCACGGCGGCGGCGGCGAGCCAGAGCGACATGCCGAACAACTCGGCGAATGACAGCAGTACAAGCTGTCGCCACCGGCGCGGGTCGAGGTCGGAGGTCGTCATGCAGCGCCCAAAGTAACATCGCGCCGGGGGATCGCCAGCCGTGCCCGCGCGCCGCGATTGGCGCACCCGCGCGCGCGCTGATACACTGGACGCAGATCCTTCACGAGCACTCGATGATGCCGATGACCCTACCCGCGCTGCTCCACCGGGTTCCGCTGATCCTTCCGCTCCTCGTCGCGGCCGCGTCCGCGCCGTCGAGCCCCGCGCCGTCCCGCCCCATCACGGCCGCCGCTGCGGCGCCCCTGCCGCCCGATTCGGTCGTGCTCGCGATCATCAGGCAGCGCGTGGCCGAGAAGCGCAGCACGGGCATCGTGATCGGACTGCTCGACGCCGACGGCACGACGCGGATCGTCGCCTTCGGCGATCCTGGGCCTGGGCAGCCGCCGCTCGACGGCAACACCGTGTTCGAGATCGGGTCCATCTCCAAGGTGTTCACGGCGACCGCGCTCGCCGATCTCGTGCAGCAGGGCAAGGTCAGCCTCGACAACCCGGTGCAGCGGTACCTCCCCGCCGACGTGCACATGCCCACGCGCGACGGCAAGCAGATCACGCTGGCCAATCTCTCGGAGCAGAATTCCGGCCTGCCAGGCCTGCCCACCAATTTCCATCCCAAGGATCCAGCGAACCCGTACGCCGACTATACCGTGCAGGACCTGTACGATTTCCTGTCGCAGTACACCCTGCCCCGTGATCCCGGCGCGGAATTCGAGTATTCGAATCTCGGCGTCGGCCTGCTCGGCCGGGCGCTATCGCACACGACGGGGATGTCGTACGAGCAGATGGAACGGCGCCTCGTATGGCAGCCGCTGGGCATGGACCACACGGCCATCACCTTCACACCCTGGATGAAAGCGCACCTCGCGCTGGGGCACGACGAACAGGGACACGTGGTGCCCAACTGGGATCTGCCCACGCTGGCCGGCGCCGGCGCGATCCGATCCACGACCGAGGACATGCTCAAGTTCCTGACCGCGAATCTGCACCCCGAACGCGGGGCGCTGGAGAAGGCCATGGCCTTCGCGCAGGAGGAGCGCGCGCCGGGCGGGAGTCCCAACCTCCGCATCGGGCTCAACTGGTTCAGCCTGAACGCGGGCCCGGATACGATCGTCTGGCACAACGGCGGCACGGGCGGCTACCGCACGTTCATCGGGTTCATCGCATCGAAGAAGATCGGCGTCGTGGTCATGACCAACACCGGGGGCACAGGCGCCGACGACATCGGCTTCCACCTGCTCGATCCGGTCATCCCACTCGCACCGAAGCCGGAGCCGATGAGGCCGCACACCGCCATCGAGCTGCCGGCCAGCGCGATGGCGCCGTTCGTCGGCACGTACCAGCTCGCACCCACGTTCAAACTCGAGGTGACGCTGCATGACGACAGCCTGTTCTTACAGGCCACCGGTCAGCAGCGCATCCGGCTCTGGCCCGAATCACCCACCGGCTTCTTCATCAAGGAAGTGAACGCGCAGATCCGGTTCGTCCGCGACACCTCGGGCGCTGTGACCGGATTGGTGCTGCACCAGAACGGCGTGGACCAGACGGCAACGAGGATCAGGTAACGTTCAGAGTTCGTCGAGCGACTTCGGCCAATCCTGCTTGAGCAGCCGGGAGAGGGCGCGGTCGGCGAGCAGCCGCCCCCCGGTCTGGCAGCGCGCGCAATAGTTCGTCTCGTTATCGGCGTACCGGATGCGCTGAACCGGCGCGCCGCACACCGGGCACGGTTGCCGGAAGCGGCCGTGCACGACCATCCCTTCGCGGAACGCGGTGACCTTTTCCGGAAATCCGTCGCCCACCTCGGCGCGGAGCCGTTCGGTCCACTCGGCCAGCGTTTCGCGCGTCGCCTCGACCAGTCGGTCGATCTCGTGGTCGGACATCTTCGACGTCAACCTGAGCGGCGACAGGCGGGCGCGGTGCAGGATCTCGTCGGAGTAGGCGTTGCCGATGCCGTCGAACAGCCGCGGATCGGTGAGCGATCGTTTGAGCGTGTGATTCTCGACCCGCAGCCGGGCAGCGAATTCGTCGCGCGTGGCCGCGAACACGTCCAGCCCGCCACGATCGAACGCGCGCAGCGTCTCGCGTCCACGCACGACGTGCACCGATGCCCGCCGCGTACTACCCGCCTCGGTGAGCACCAGCGTGCCGTTGCCAAAATCGAGCGCGAGCAGCGCGAGGCGGCCGGGGGGCTTCTTGCCGGGCGCCAGCCAGCGGAGCCGGCCGGCGATCATGAGATGCATCACGAGAAACAGTTCGTCGTCCATCTCGAGCACCAGACGCTTGCCCACCCGTGAGACGCCG contains the following coding sequences:
- a CDS encoding amidohydrolase family protein, translated to MIPFFMLAACAPASAQRGQARDVPILVRDVTLIDGTGAAPRPHMDLLLTGGRIAGIAPAASGPTVDSVIDGRGLYAIPGLIDAHVHLGTGPWAERAATLEHALQGGITSVFDLAGDARATGDLQRAVVAGQLAGPHVYYVALFGGPRFFTDPRTVDASRGYAPGTAPWMQAVTDSTDFAQAVTMARGTGAVAIKLYAALDSTEVTRATAEAHRQGLRVIAHATTFPGLPSDLVSAGADVLAHTPYLVWQGSPRNDDYPGRAKGDFLHVPADSPAIRQLLESMRARGVALNPTLWIFAEELPHDSVSRLRTPWMFAVTREAARLGVRIVAGTDALLDPQHDSLPILHDELALLVRDAGLTPLEAITAATENAAWAIGVDSLRGTLAAGKAADLVLLGADPAADIRNTRAIRVVIEDGRVVRPQ
- a CDS encoding MFS transporter, with amino-acid sequence MTTSDLDPRRWRQLVLLSFAELFGMSLWLAAAAVGPQFAARWQLTPSETGWLVTIVQFGFVLGTAVAAVLNLADVIPSKRLFAASALLGAVANAALVRAPSYESALGWRLLTGFALAGVYPPAMKMISTWFRSQRGLGIGTIVGALTIGKASPYLVHAFPGAGIATVLFTVSGFAVLSSVIVTAAYTDGPYAFPSRPFSWSLVGTVIGERQWRLATGGYLGHMFELYSMWTWVPVFITASAAAGGMVLGTRTNEIASLVSFLAIAAGGAGCVWGGLVADRRGREWLVTVAMAASGTCALLIGLTFGHAFWLVAVVALVWGFFVVADSAQFSALVTESVPAHAVGTALTLQTSIGFLLTMVSIQLVPPAEAAVGWRWAFTVLAMGPAFGIWAIARLSAMRRAREPVAA
- a CDS encoding DNA-formamidopyrimidine glycosylase family protein, which gives rise to MPELPDITVYVEALGRRVLGRAIVRARLLNPFVLRSVEPPLSALEGWAVRGVSRVGKRLVLEMDDELFLVMHLMIAGRLRWLAPGKKPPGRLALLALDFGNGTLVLTEAGSTRRASVHVVRGRETLRAFDRGGLDVFAATRDEFAARLRVENHTLKRSLTDPRLFDGIGNAYSDEILHRARLSPLRLTSKMSDHEIDRLVEATRETLAEWTERLRAEVGDGFPEKVTAFREGMVVHGRFRQPCPVCGAPVQRIRYADNETNYCARCQTGGRLLADRALSRLLKQDWPKSLDEL
- a CDS encoding serine hydrolase, producing the protein MMPMTLPALLHRVPLILPLLVAAASAPSSPAPSRPITAAAAAPLPPDSVVLAIIRQRVAEKRSTGIVIGLLDADGTTRIVAFGDPGPGQPPLDGNTVFEIGSISKVFTATALADLVQQGKVSLDNPVQRYLPADVHMPTRDGKQITLANLSEQNSGLPGLPTNFHPKDPANPYADYTVQDLYDFLSQYTLPRDPGAEFEYSNLGVGLLGRALSHTTGMSYEQMERRLVWQPLGMDHTAITFTPWMKAHLALGHDEQGHVVPNWDLPTLAGAGAIRSTTEDMLKFLTANLHPERGALEKAMAFAQEERAPGGSPNLRIGLNWFSLNAGPDTIVWHNGGTGGYRTFIGFIASKKIGVVVMTNTGGTGADDIGFHLLDPVIPLAPKPEPMRPHTAIELPASAMAPFVGTYQLAPTFKLEVTLHDDSLFLQATGQQRIRLWPESPTGFFIKEVNAQIRFVRDTSGAVTGLVLHQNGVDQTATRIR
- a CDS encoding class I SAM-dependent methyltransferase; translated protein: MNREYWDRQAAGWDDEIFDSLREDVRGVIRRALRTAAARHREVLDFGCGVGGYLPLLARMFTRVHAVDWSAPCVAHARRRVASLANVTVERSTPRVLARLDRRFDCVVSANVAIHPDAGVRRRLWRSIRRVTKRGGQGIFVVPSLESAAYCEFVRRLTAPGAPSAYDFHPKMRRPEAGTVSIEGVPTKHYTGDEVEATLALAGFRLTELSRVRYAWTTEQLTPPRRLHATLPWDWLVAARAM